The Micromonospora krabiensis genome window below encodes:
- a CDS encoding AraC family transcriptional regulator, protein MTLRTTDIERARTEVGRVFCPHRLTPQPGVRDIRLRMTSHRLAGVGVVDLDYERPVRIEPDALETFYLVQIPLRGGALVRHAGQTVNSTPETASVLSPFDPSDMHWAAGSPHRIFYADRQAVDRELARLLGRPVDGPLRFDAGMAMRTPAALAWARGVDFLATELAQPAGASFVSHPLVAGRLAEALVGTLLLTHRHTFTDLLAAPVRPPAPGRLVRRACALIRDHHAEQLTVGDIAEALQVSVRTLQDCFRRELGSTPTAFLRGCRLDAVHRALRAAGPGASVTTVALAHGFAHLGRFAADYRARFGESPSATLRR, encoded by the coding sequence GTGACGCTCAGGACGACCGACATCGAGCGGGCCCGTACCGAGGTGGGGCGCGTCTTCTGCCCTCACCGGCTCACCCCCCAACCGGGCGTGCGCGACATCCGCCTGCGGATGACCTCGCACCGCCTGGCCGGCGTGGGCGTCGTCGACCTCGACTACGAGCGGCCGGTACGGATCGAGCCCGACGCGCTGGAGACTTTCTACCTCGTGCAGATCCCCCTGCGGGGCGGCGCCCTCGTGCGACACGCTGGGCAGACGGTGAACTCCACCCCGGAGACCGCCTCGGTCCTCTCCCCCTTCGACCCCTCCGACATGCACTGGGCGGCAGGCTCACCGCACCGGATCTTCTACGCCGACCGACAGGCCGTGGACCGGGAGCTCGCCCGGCTGCTGGGCCGGCCCGTGGACGGTCCGCTCCGGTTCGACGCGGGCATGGCCATGCGCACCCCGGCCGCGCTGGCATGGGCACGGGGGGTCGACTTCCTCGCCACGGAACTCGCCCAGCCGGCGGGCGCCTCCTTCGTCAGCCATCCCCTGGTGGCCGGCCGTCTCGCGGAGGCCCTCGTCGGCACGTTGCTGCTGACCCACCGGCACACCTTCACGGATCTGCTCGCCGCGCCGGTGCGGCCGCCGGCGCCGGGTCGCCTGGTCCGGCGCGCGTGTGCGCTGATCCGGGACCACCACGCCGAACAGTTGACGGTGGGCGACATCGCGGAGGCGCTGCAGGTGAGCGTCCGGACGCTGCAGGACTGCTTCCGCCGGGAGCTGGGGAGCACCCCGACGGCCTTCCTGCGCGGGTGCCGGCTCGACGCGGTGCACCGGGCGCTGCGCGCGGCCGGGCCCGGCGCCTCGGTCACGACCGTCGCCCTCGCCCACGGCTTCGCCCACCTCGGCCGATTCGCCGCCGACTACCGGGCCCGTTTCGGGGAGTCGCCGTCGGCAACGCTGCGGCGCTGA
- a CDS encoding flavin-containing monooxygenase yields the protein MRIAVVGAGFGGLSAAKVLRQSGFDVTVYEKATDVGGVWSRSRRYPGLQTQNDKGTYRLSDLRMPRHYPQWLTGEQVQRYLESYVELFGLGPTLRLATEVVSAELVDGGTGWRIGSRPAGSDEPPTWERYDHLTVANGIFSDPNIPAFPGRDEFVAAGGRVLATGDLHDLATVRDRHVVVVGHGKSSCDVAVPVSDVAARTHLVARELLWKMPRKLGPVNYKYLLLTRMGEALFRYVTLRGVERFLHGPGDRVRQAMLRSVGAAATRQLKLRELGLVPHGTFSDIARSTVSLATEGFSDRVAEGRITVHRDTVVEELLLDGGRPAARLRDGTVLPADLVICGTGFRQHVPFLDPALHARLQDGSGNFLLHRQILPIDVPHLTFAGYNSSFFSPLSAEMAAVWIAAYLRGGVDLPPAAQMREQVGARLAWMQERTAGHHARGTNIIPFSMHNIDEVLDELGLNVGPLTRARQWLLPVDPAAYRRVTPRMIRRTAASAAGRGAAATTVPADDAPAGRSS from the coding sequence ATGAGGATCGCGGTCGTCGGCGCCGGATTCGGCGGACTCAGCGCGGCCAAGGTGCTGCGGCAGAGCGGATTCGACGTGACCGTCTACGAGAAGGCCACCGACGTCGGAGGCGTGTGGAGTCGCAGCCGACGCTACCCCGGCCTGCAGACCCAGAACGACAAGGGCACCTACCGCCTCTCCGACCTGCGCATGCCCCGGCACTATCCGCAGTGGTTGACCGGTGAGCAGGTCCAGCGGTACCTGGAGAGCTACGTGGAGCTGTTCGGGCTCGGCCCGACGCTGCGCCTCGCCACCGAGGTCGTCTCCGCCGAGCTCGTGGACGGCGGGACGGGGTGGCGGATCGGGTCCCGGCCGGCGGGCAGCGACGAGCCGCCGACCTGGGAACGGTACGACCACCTCACCGTCGCCAACGGCATCTTCTCCGACCCGAACATCCCGGCCTTCCCCGGCCGGGACGAGTTCGTCGCCGCCGGCGGACGGGTCCTGGCCACCGGTGACCTGCACGACCTGGCGACGGTCCGGGACCGGCACGTCGTCGTCGTGGGGCACGGCAAGTCGTCCTGCGACGTGGCGGTCCCCGTCAGCGACGTCGCCGCGCGGACCCACCTCGTCGCCCGCGAACTGCTCTGGAAGATGCCGCGCAAGCTCGGTCCGGTCAACTACAAGTACCTGCTACTTACCCGCATGGGCGAGGCACTGTTCCGGTACGTCACCCTGCGGGGTGTCGAGCGGTTCCTGCACGGCCCCGGTGACCGTGTACGGCAGGCGATGCTGCGCAGCGTCGGCGCGGCCGCCACCAGGCAGCTAAAGCTGCGCGAGCTCGGGCTCGTGCCGCACGGGACCTTCTCGGACATCGCCCGCAGCACCGTCAGCCTCGCCACGGAGGGCTTCTCCGATCGGGTGGCGGAGGGCCGGATCACCGTGCACCGCGACACCGTCGTCGAGGAGCTTCTTCTCGACGGTGGACGACCGGCGGCGCGCCTGCGCGACGGCACGGTGCTCCCGGCTGACCTGGTGATCTGCGGCACCGGCTTCCGGCAGCACGTGCCCTTTCTCGACCCGGCGCTGCACGCCCGGCTTCAGGACGGGTCGGGCAACTTCCTGCTGCACCGGCAGATCCTGCCGATCGACGTCCCGCACCTGACGTTCGCCGGCTACAACTCCTCGTTCTTCAGCCCGTTGAGCGCGGAGATGGCGGCGGTGTGGATCGCCGCGTACCTGCGGGGAGGGGTCGACCTGCCGCCCGCCGCGCAGATGCGGGAGCAGGTGGGTGCCCGGCTGGCCTGGATGCAGGAGCGGACCGCCGGACACCACGCCCGTGGCACCAACATCATCCCGTTCTCGATGCACAACATCGACGAGGTGCTCGACGAACTCGGGCTCAACGTCGGCCCGCTCACCCGCGCCCGGCAGTGGCTGCTGCCGGTAGACCCGGCCGCCTACCGGCGGGTGACGCCCCGGATGATTCGGCGCACCGCGGCGTCGGCGGCCGGCCGGGGCGCGGCGGCGACGACGGTCCCGGCCGACGACGCGCCGGCGGGCCGATCGTCCTGA
- a CDS encoding GH92 family glycosyl hydrolase, with protein sequence MSERTARLAHNARRRSLAGIAATAVAALAAVAAGSPASAAPAPRLVTDPVAYVNPLIGSTNLGNTYPGAVRPFGMLAWSPQTTRGNQVSTPAPGGYEYGATRIRGFSLTHLNGVGCNGGAGDIPIMPYVGEVATSPTVDITDATYASGFSHDNETARAGYYRVALDSGASAELTSTARTGSGRFGFPADKPASMLFRTANSETGSTDATVRVDAANRTVTGSVTAGNFCGPHSPNNRKSLYTLHFTAHFDQPFAGFGTWQDGTVTPGAATASGGTGLDNGNPVPGKGSGGYVTFAQGTSQVGVKVAISYVSLENAEANLRAENPQNKTFDAVRSEATAEWRRELGKIKLGGGTTDQLSTFYTALYHSMLEPTLTSDVDGRYVGADGEPHRLTKGQQAQYGTFSGWDQYRAQVQLMTLINPKAGSDYAQSLFNYADQRGGEWDRWLLQHGKTSVMSGDPSAPALAGIYAFGGRDFDVKGALRSLITAATVPTANDSDSAGCNVACVGQRPALDKYLKLGYVPADGCSCWGGAAETLEDAVADFALAELAGQVGDRANQRTFLQRSGNWSNVFDVTATAQGGYMRSRKADGTWADRTFTPATESGFVEGSSARYTWMVYSDVAGLARAMGGNKAAEQRLDAFFRTPDGTFDFSARDHTRYDPTNEPDMNAPYLYNYLGVPYKTQETVRAVMDQLWGNTPGGIPGNDDAGTMSSWYVFSALGMYPQNPSRADLVLSAPLFPRAVIETGHGRKITVNAPDASARNTYIQSVKVNGKKSTRSWVPDTLVTKGGTVDFVLGDKPNTSWGSAPADAPPSYGDGRQPYLTGASPQVLKVEPGHSSGVTYQVQALTDTPATVRWKVSAPAGLTVTPAQGEYPLTGDGSGGKELSISAAADVKPGAYTVTVTATTTSGAALPTVTLPVTVAVKDSVLWNANNNGISADDTNPQANFDTAGWSYSAKALEAVGVTPGSTVSVDGFDFTWPNAAPGDADNILVGGGGQVLSVQAAEGDTRLSLLGSAAFGTASGTVTLTYTDGTTQQAVIGFSDWTLAGGFDQPSFGNVTAVHTAYRDQLGYGIDPVATYVFATAPIDLQPGKRLASLTLPTATQGDGVIHLFGVATA encoded by the coding sequence TTGTCAGAACGAACGGCGCGCCTGGCGCACAACGCAAGACGCCGAAGCCTCGCCGGCATCGCAGCCACCGCCGTGGCCGCGCTCGCGGCGGTGGCCGCGGGTTCACCCGCGTCGGCCGCCCCCGCCCCGCGGCTGGTCACCGACCCGGTCGCGTACGTCAATCCGCTGATCGGCTCCACGAACCTGGGCAACACCTACCCCGGGGCGGTGCGCCCCTTCGGCATGCTGGCCTGGAGCCCGCAGACCACCCGGGGCAACCAGGTCTCGACCCCCGCGCCCGGTGGCTACGAGTACGGCGCGACCCGGATCCGCGGCTTCAGCCTCACCCACCTCAACGGCGTCGGCTGCAACGGAGGCGCCGGCGACATCCCGATCATGCCGTACGTGGGTGAGGTCGCCACCTCGCCGACCGTCGACATCACCGACGCGACGTACGCGAGCGGTTTCTCCCACGACAACGAGACGGCCCGCGCCGGGTACTACCGGGTGGCCCTCGACAGCGGCGCGTCGGCGGAGCTGACCAGCACCGCCCGCACCGGCTCGGGCCGGTTCGGCTTCCCGGCCGACAAGCCCGCCAGCATGCTCTTCCGCACCGCCAACTCCGAGACCGGCAGCACCGACGCCACCGTTCGGGTGGACGCCGCGAACCGGACCGTCACCGGTTCGGTCACCGCCGGCAACTTCTGCGGCCCGCACAGCCCGAACAACCGCAAGTCCCTCTACACGCTGCACTTCACCGCGCACTTCGACCAGCCCTTCGCCGGCTTCGGCACCTGGCAGGACGGCACCGTGACGCCGGGCGCCGCGACCGCTTCGGGCGGCACCGGCCTCGACAACGGCAACCCGGTGCCGGGCAAGGGCTCCGGCGGCTACGTCACCTTCGCGCAGGGCACCAGCCAGGTCGGCGTCAAGGTGGCCATCTCCTACGTCAGCCTGGAGAACGCCGAAGCGAACCTGCGGGCGGAGAACCCGCAGAACAAGACCTTCGACGCCGTCCGGTCGGAGGCCACGGCGGAGTGGCGGCGCGAGCTGGGCAAGATCAAGCTTGGTGGCGGCACCACCGACCAGCTCAGCACCTTCTACACCGCGCTCTACCACTCCATGCTGGAGCCCACGCTCACCAGCGACGTGGACGGCCGCTACGTCGGCGCCGACGGCGAGCCCCACCGGTTGACCAAGGGCCAGCAGGCCCAGTACGGCACCTTCTCGGGCTGGGATCAGTACCGCGCCCAGGTGCAGCTGATGACGCTGATCAACCCGAAGGCGGGCAGCGACTACGCGCAGTCCCTGTTCAACTACGCCGACCAGCGTGGCGGTGAATGGGACCGCTGGCTGCTGCAGCACGGCAAGACGAGCGTCATGTCCGGTGACCCGTCGGCCCCGGCGCTCGCCGGCATCTACGCCTTCGGCGGGCGGGACTTCGACGTCAAGGGCGCCCTTCGTTCGCTGATCACCGCCGCGACCGTGCCGACCGCGAACGACTCCGACAGCGCCGGCTGCAACGTGGCGTGCGTCGGTCAGCGTCCCGCCCTCGACAAGTACCTGAAGCTGGGCTACGTCCCGGCCGACGGCTGCTCCTGCTGGGGCGGCGCGGCCGAGACGCTGGAGGACGCGGTCGCCGACTTCGCCCTCGCCGAGCTCGCCGGGCAGGTGGGCGACCGGGCGAACCAGCGGACCTTCCTCCAGCGGTCGGGCAACTGGAGCAACGTCTTCGACGTGACCGCTACCGCGCAGGGCGGCTACATGCGCTCCCGCAAGGCCGACGGTACGTGGGCGGACCGCACCTTCACCCCGGCCACCGAGAGCGGGTTCGTCGAGGGCAGCAGCGCCCGCTACACCTGGATGGTCTACTCCGACGTGGCCGGTCTGGCCCGCGCGATGGGCGGCAACAAGGCGGCGGAGCAGCGGCTCGACGCCTTCTTCCGCACCCCGGACGGGACCTTCGACTTCTCGGCCCGCGACCACACCCGGTACGACCCCACCAACGAACCCGACATGAACGCGCCGTACCTCTACAACTACCTCGGCGTGCCCTACAAGACGCAGGAGACGGTCCGGGCGGTGATGGACCAGCTCTGGGGCAACACCCCCGGTGGCATCCCGGGCAACGACGACGCCGGCACCATGTCGTCGTGGTACGTCTTCTCCGCGCTGGGCATGTACCCGCAGAACCCGAGCCGGGCCGACCTGGTGCTCTCCGCCCCGCTCTTCCCGCGCGCGGTGATCGAGACCGGCCACGGCCGTAAGATCACGGTCAACGCTCCGGACGCCTCGGCCCGCAACACGTACATCCAGTCGGTCAAGGTGAACGGCAAGAAGTCGACCCGGAGCTGGGTCCCCGACACCCTCGTCACCAAGGGCGGCACCGTCGACTTCGTGCTCGGTGACAAGCCGAACACGTCGTGGGGCAGCGCGCCCGCCGACGCTCCGCCCTCCTACGGCGACGGGCGGCAGCCGTACCTCACCGGTGCGAGCCCGCAGGTGCTGAAGGTGGAGCCGGGCCACAGCTCGGGTGTGACGTACCAGGTCCAGGCGCTCACCGACACCCCCGCCACGGTGCGCTGGAAGGTCAGCGCGCCGGCCGGGCTGACCGTCACCCCCGCGCAGGGTGAGTACCCGCTGACCGGCGACGGGTCGGGCGGCAAGGAGCTCAGCATCTCGGCGGCGGCCGACGTCAAGCCCGGTGCGTACACCGTGACGGTGACCGCCACCACCACCTCCGGCGCGGCCCTGCCCACGGTCACGCTGCCGGTGACGGTCGCCGTCAAGGACAGTGTGTTGTGGAACGCGAACAACAACGGCATCTCGGCCGACGACACCAACCCGCAGGCCAACTTCGACACCGCCGGGTGGAGCTACTCCGCCAAGGCGCTCGAAGCCGTCGGAGTGACACCGGGCTCCACGGTGTCGGTCGACGGGTTCGACTTCACCTGGCCGAACGCGGCGCCCGGCGACGCGGACAACATCCTGGTCGGCGGTGGCGGTCAGGTGCTCAGCGTCCAGGCGGCCGAGGGTGACACCAGGCTGAGCCTGCTGGGCAGCGCCGCGTTCGGCACCGCCAGCGGCACGGTGACGCTGACGTACACCGACGGCACCACCCAGCAGGCGGTGATCGGCTTCAGCGACTGGACGTTGGCCGGCGGATTCGACCAGCCGTCGTTCGGCAACGTGACGGCGGTGCACACCGCCTACCGCGACCAGTTGGGCTACGGGATCGACCCGGTGGCGACGTACGTCTTCGCGACCGCGCCGATCGACCTGCAGCCGGGCAAGCGGCTCGCCAGCCTGACGCTGCCGACCGCCACCCAGGGCGACGGCGTCATCCACCTCTTCGGGGTGGCGACGGCCTGA